The following are encoded in a window of Caldilineales bacterium genomic DNA:
- the ssnA gene encoding putative aminohydrolase SsnA translates to MLITNGRVLTFGDRPRLIETGAVLIEGDLIAAVGEAAVLEAEHPATKRLDAKGMLMMPGMICAHTHFYGAFARGMYIPGPPMRDFPEILARLWWPLDRALDAEGVRYSALGPLIDAIRFGTTTLIDHHASNRFIAGSLDVIAEAVEEAGLRACLCYEVSDRDGPEVAQAGIRENVRFIEKTRRQANPRLAATFGLHAALTLSDATLADCLAAAARLGEVGFHIHAAEGTADREHSLATYGLRTLDRLAQAGILGPRTIVAHAIDIDAWEMALLRETGTWVSHQPRSNMNNAVGVADLTAWLRGGIKAVLGNDGFSNDMFTEMKTAYLLHKAARQDPRALPADQLLRLATAGNAALAGQFLPRPLGRLEPGAFADLILVDYDPPTPLTMDNLPWHLIFGFDGRDVDTTIVGGRVLMAGREIAHLDVERIAARSREVAGATWERFWQAGGSGQ, encoded by the coding sequence ATGCTGATCACCAATGGACGTGTGCTGACTTTTGGCGATAGGCCGCGCCTGATCGAAACCGGCGCCGTGTTGATCGAGGGCGACCTCATCGCCGCGGTGGGCGAGGCCGCCGTTCTGGAGGCCGAACATCCCGCGACCAAACGGCTGGATGCGAAAGGGATGTTGATGATGCCGGGGATGATCTGCGCCCACACGCATTTCTATGGCGCCTTTGCCCGCGGGATGTATATCCCCGGCCCGCCCATGCGCGATTTCCCCGAGATCCTGGCCCGGCTGTGGTGGCCGTTGGACCGGGCGCTGGACGCCGAAGGTGTGCGCTACTCGGCCCTCGGCCCCCTGATCGACGCCATCCGTTTCGGCACGACCACGCTCATCGACCATCACGCCAGCAATCGCTTCATCGCTGGCTCGCTGGATGTGATCGCCGAGGCGGTGGAGGAGGCGGGGCTGCGGGCTTGCCTGTGCTACGAGGTCAGCGACCGCGACGGGCCGGAGGTCGCCCAGGCCGGGATCCGCGAGAACGTCCGCTTTATCGAGAAAACACGCCGCCAGGCCAACCCGCGGCTGGCCGCCACTTTCGGCCTGCACGCCGCCCTCACCCTGAGCGATGCCACCCTGGCCGACTGCCTGGCCGCAGCCGCCCGCCTGGGCGAGGTCGGTTTCCACATCCATGCCGCCGAGGGGACGGCCGACCGTGAGCATTCACTGGCGACCTACGGCCTGCGCACCCTCGACCGACTGGCCCAAGCCGGCATCCTCGGCCCGCGCACCATCGTCGCCCATGCCATCGACATCGATGCCTGGGAGATGGCCCTGCTGCGCGAGACCGGGACCTGGGTCAGCCATCAGCCGCGCTCGAATATGAACAATGCCGTGGGCGTGGCCGATCTGACGGCCTGGCTGCGCGGGGGGATCAAGGCCGTGTTGGGCAACGATGGCTTCAGCAACGATATGTTCACCGAGATGAAGACGGCCTATCTGCTGCACAAGGCCGCCCGCCAGGACCCCCGCGCCCTCCCCGCCGACCAACTCCTGCGCCTGGCGACGGCCGGCAACGCCGCCCTGGCCGGTCAGTTTCTCCCCCGCCCGCTCGGCCGGCTGGAACCCGGCGCCTTTGCCGACCTCATCCTGGTGGACTACGACCCGCCCACCCCCCTGACCATGGACAACCTGCCCTGGCATCTCATTTTTGGCTTCGATGGCCGCGATGTGGACACGACCATCGTCGGCGGCCGGGTGCTGATGGCCGGCCGGGAGATCGCGCACCTGGATGTCGAGCGCATCGCCGCCCGCAGCCGCGAGGTGGCCGGCGCGACGTGGGAGCGGTTTTGGCAGGCGGGGGGTAGTGGGCAGTAG
- a CDS encoding FG-GAP-like repeat-containing protein: protein MNSLRWWQMPLVLIIALLLAPFVFAAPPRQTGDAPTPGCQWVYSAGGRASFANLFKDNDLTPLSDLRLGDGFVNTTGIARNGFLDFDGDNHQDVFRVKLRPDGFLQWQYSPDSRNDWQNLAYAGVPLADLRFGDFNGDGKTDVFAPLPQADGSRQWLISQSGVANFQWLRTISAAEVAAYTAPRVGDFNGDGIADIFVAQPRPDGAWQWKYAPGGSGAFVNLAYAFVDPIDLFFGDFNNDTKTDVFAALVLPDGGWQWVYSSGGIGNFQTLQTIPAATVAVIDSLRLGDFDADGITDVFVTAPRPDGAWQWGYSRGGVDLIDSRSMAYAVVPPVDLRFGQFIAPVDNTTTDVFAVLGCDATPTPTPTATPSPTHTPTPTRTPTRTPTPTATPDIVNYTAYAIEVTQGIQDLQNTVLLVQNKPTWVRAYVRRSAGTSNPQVSAQMWRIVNGQRAGQPVYPANPGGRIAPEANPRRSQLNDAFYFPVPASWLRESRLQVEVEVNPQQISLDLAGRCERFNLCFRWWRVASESNYADNMVRSPVKTFQIVPRMELLLYNVVYSRRINNANTWYRATDAQLAEIESWLRRAYPISSLFSIRTETLMYEDQIYEWRAFGKDADTLNDANCPRTDMADPENLRGYCPSADRVNDRLSALRKLDQVYNPHFNATRRRYGVASDAGGFMRGRGGGSLTTIASGPTGIKEDDAGNTGKNVGWENDSASYGDWYAGHELGHTYGRQHPGIPGMKADGSACGHSLDDPNYPYPNVVIGGQNQFVSIGPNRWAFLPPDRYYGFDVALHRPVVRGPQWTDVMGYCANEWLSDYTYNAIRQQMQTEAQALAAQAVAAGDYLLVQGRIGADGHSATLGEIMILNSASGQPLPEPGDYRLELRGSGGELLASYPFAPVVYVSEEEGQADDEVIDLLVPAVEGMQSIEVRRDNQLLAARTASANPPTVTLLTPNGGENSGPAGVTLSWQMADPDGDAPAAAILFSPDDGATWQPLMTGITETVSVDIPHSALSGTTQGRMRVLVSDGIHTAVDDSDAVFSVANHAPQVDFEMPEPDSSYVISQTVSLVATAFDPEDGPLEDDAITWHSDRDGLLGTGGALSLNTLSVGQHNIQLTATDSAGQSTTVTGAITIGDDITTAPGVLAVAPQTVNLLAVMGATDPVTDTLALRDANAAIAAGPLAWTATGNAAWLTLSAGSGATPSNIVLTANPSGSALGAYWAEITIQAGATTETVPVRLEILPEPGSLFLPVILK from the coding sequence ATGAACAGTCTGCGTTGGTGGCAGATGCCACTCGTTCTGATAATTGCCCTGCTGCTCGCCCCATTCGTCTTTGCTGCCCCGCCCCGCCAAACCGGCGACGCACCCACGCCCGGCTGCCAGTGGGTCTATTCCGCCGGCGGACGCGCTTCGTTCGCCAATCTGTTCAAGGATAACGACCTCACGCCGCTCAGCGACCTGCGCCTGGGCGATGGTTTTGTCAACACGACCGGCATCGCCCGCAACGGCTTCCTTGACTTCGATGGCGACAATCACCAGGATGTTTTCCGCGTCAAGCTGCGTCCCGATGGTTTCCTGCAATGGCAGTATTCGCCTGACAGCCGCAACGACTGGCAGAACCTGGCCTATGCCGGCGTGCCCCTGGCCGATCTGCGTTTTGGCGATTTCAATGGCGATGGCAAGACCGATGTTTTTGCACCCTTGCCCCAGGCCGATGGCAGTCGCCAATGGCTCATCTCCCAGAGCGGCGTCGCCAATTTTCAATGGCTACGCACCATCAGCGCCGCCGAGGTTGCCGCCTATACGGCGCCACGGGTAGGCGATTTTAATGGTGATGGCATTGCCGACATCTTCGTAGCCCAGCCGCGGCCCGATGGCGCCTGGCAGTGGAAGTACGCGCCGGGAGGTTCGGGCGCCTTCGTCAACTTGGCCTATGCCTTTGTCGACCCTATCGATCTGTTCTTCGGGGACTTCAATAACGATACCAAGACCGACGTCTTTGCCGCCCTTGTCCTGCCTGACGGCGGCTGGCAGTGGGTCTATTCATCCGGCGGGATCGGCAATTTCCAAACACTTCAAACAATCCCCGCTGCAACTGTGGCGGTTATCGACTCCTTGCGCCTGGGCGATTTCGATGCCGACGGCATCACCGACGTATTCGTCACCGCGCCGCGCCCGGATGGGGCCTGGCAGTGGGGCTATTCCAGAGGCGGCGTCGACCTCATCGACAGCCGCAGCATGGCCTACGCCGTGGTTCCACCTGTCGATCTGCGCTTCGGCCAGTTCATCGCCCCGGTCGACAATACGACGACCGATGTCTTCGCTGTGCTCGGTTGCGACGCCACGCCTACACCCACCCCGACCGCTACACCGTCCCCCACTCATACCCCGACCCCGACCCGCACACCAACAAGGACGCCGACGCCAACCGCCACGCCCGACATCGTCAACTACACGGCCTACGCCATCGAAGTCACACAGGGCATTCAGGACTTGCAGAACACCGTCCTGCTGGTGCAAAACAAGCCAACCTGGGTGCGCGCCTATGTACGGCGCAGCGCCGGCACCAGCAACCCGCAAGTCAGCGCCCAGATGTGGCGTATCGTCAATGGGCAACGCGCCGGCCAGCCTGTCTATCCGGCCAACCCTGGCGGCAGGATCGCGCCAGAGGCCAATCCCCGCCGCAGCCAACTCAACGACGCTTTCTATTTCCCTGTGCCTGCTTCCTGGCTGCGGGAAAGCCGTTTGCAGGTCGAAGTCGAAGTCAATCCCCAGCAGATCAGCCTCGATCTGGCCGGGCGCTGCGAGCGGTTCAATCTCTGCTTCCGCTGGTGGCGTGTGGCCAGCGAAAGCAACTATGCTGACAACATGGTCCGTTCGCCGGTCAAGACCTTCCAGATCGTGCCGCGCATGGAACTGCTCCTCTACAACGTGGTCTACAGCCGCAGAATCAACAACGCCAACACCTGGTATCGGGCGACGGACGCGCAACTGGCCGAGATCGAGAGTTGGCTGCGCCGGGCCTATCCCATCTCCAGCCTGTTTTCGATCCGGACCGAGACGTTGATGTACGAAGATCAGATCTACGAATGGAGGGCATTTGGCAAGGACGCCGATACGCTGAACGACGCCAACTGCCCCCGGACTGATATGGCAGACCCGGAAAACCTGCGCGGCTACTGCCCTTCAGCCGATCGGGTCAACGATCGATTATCGGCGCTGCGGAAGTTGGATCAGGTTTACAATCCCCATTTCAATGCAACCCGGCGCCGCTATGGCGTTGCCAGCGACGCCGGCGGCTTCATGCGCGGTCGCGGGGGCGGCAGCCTCACCACCATCGCTTCCGGCCCCACCGGCATCAAAGAGGATGACGCTGGCAATACGGGAAAGAACGTCGGTTGGGAAAACGACAGCGCCAGTTACGGCGATTGGTACGCGGGACATGAACTCGGCCACACCTACGGCCGGCAACACCCCGGCATCCCCGGTATGAAAGCTGATGGCAGCGCCTGCGGCCACTCCCTGGATGATCCCAACTATCCCTATCCCAACGTAGTCATCGGCGGGCAAAACCAATTCGTCAGCATTGGTCCGAACCGTTGGGCATTCCTCCCGCCCGACCGCTACTACGGCTTCGACGTCGCTCTGCACCGGCCGGTGGTGCGCGGGCCGCAGTGGACGGATGTCATGGGCTACTGCGCCAACGAATGGCTTTCGGACTACACCTACAACGCCATTCGCCAGCAGATGCAAACCGAGGCGCAAGCCCTGGCGGCTCAAGCGGTCGCGGCGGGCGATTATCTGTTGGTGCAGGGCCGCATCGGCGCAGACGGCCATTCGGCGACCCTGGGCGAGATCATGATCCTCAACTCCGCTAGCGGCCAGCCCCTGCCAGAGCCGGGCGACTATCGTCTGGAATTGCGCGGCAGCGGCGGCGAGCTTCTGGCGTCCTATCCCTTCGCCCCGGTCGTTTACGTCAGCGAAGAGGAAGGGCAGGCCGACGATGAGGTGATCGATCTTCTCGTGCCCGCTGTGGAGGGGATGCAATCCATTGAGGTGCGCCGCGACAATCAACTGCTGGCTGCTCGCACAGCCAGCGCCAACCCGCCCACGGTCACACTGCTCACGCCCAACGGCGGCGAAAACAGCGGCCCTGCCGGCGTCACCCTCTCCTGGCAGATGGCCGATCCCGACGGCGACGCCCCGGCGGCCGCCATCCTCTTCAGCCCGGACGATGGCGCCACCTGGCAGCCGCTCATGACTGGCATCACCGAAACCGTCAGTGTGGACATCCCCCATTCCGCTCTCTCCGGCACAACCCAGGGGCGCATGCGCGTGCTGGTGAGCGATGGCATCCATACCGCCGTGGACGATTCGGATGCGGTCTTCTCCGTGGCCAATCACGCGCCCCAGGTCGATTTTGAGATGCCGGAACCAGATAGCAGCTATGTGATCAGCCAGACGGTGTCGCTAGTCGCTACGGCCTTCGACCCCGAAGATGGCCCCCTGGAAGACGACGCTATCACCTGGCATTCGGACCGGGATGGCCTGCTGGGCACAGGCGGCGCCCTGAGCCTGAACACATTGTCTGTGGGCCAACACAACATCCAACTGACGGCGACCGACAGCGCTGGTCAAAGCACGACTGTTACCGGCGCCATCACCATCGGCGATGACATCACCACCGCCCCCGGCGTGCTGGCCGTGGCCCCGCAGACAGTGAATCTATTGGCCGTGATGGGCGCAACCGATCCGGTCACAGACACACTCGCCCTGCGCGATGCCAACGCCGCGATTGCGGCAGGTCCCTTGGCCTGGACGGCGACTGGCAATGCCGCCTGGTTGACGCTTTCGGCCGGAAGCGGCGCAACGCCGAGCAACATCGTCCTCACTGCCAATCCTAGCGGCTCCGCCCTGGGCGCCTATTGGGCGGAGATCACGATCCAGGCGGGAGCGACGACCGAAACCGTGCCCGTGAGGCTCGAAATCCTGCCAGAACCAGGCTCGCTCTTCCTCCCCGTTATCCTGAAATAA
- a CDS encoding SH3 domain-containing protein: MPRRQSIILLILLLLLILGGLLLLSSCRPPFLQPTATPAGSALTTPTPTPGLRLTLTPWQGGAGALVSVQGSGWQANIAISLYLYDPASGQISRAPLAAALTGADGAFHTSFLYPSDPVWLQPLQVHVLALSSQTGQQASAPFLLAPATASPSATASPSATPTPAAATPTPAPAGYPQARVTAYALNLRAGPGVTFAVLRALPRSTLLAILGRDAGNTWLLVRLADGSQGWVGRSYTDFGGEAPVVATPVAPTATPFPTQPPTATATPIPTATPTPVGVYPDWKGDYWPNPALSGPPALTRNDPALDFRWGEGAPAGGLPADGFSARWTRDLFFVAGLYRLQARSDDGVRVYVDGMRVIDAWYNQRGDVVYSHDIVLAGGHRLVVDYYENAGGALISFWWQRLGDIPPTATPTRTPTPTPTRTPTAIPPTATPTATLAAATATPTAIPPTPTPTRTPTSVPPTATPTATLAAATATPTAIPPTPTPTQTPTSAPPTATPTATLPAATATPTAIPPTATPTPTSAPPTATPTATLPAATATPTAIPPTATPTPTSAPPTATPTATLPAATATPTAIPPAATATPTETPNPPTPTATATPTADGAPTATRTPTPTAVTPRPTRTPRPRLGVVSGRLAWPEGVEPAPLHLYFLERRARTPRLVIVAETELIYETTLPPGIYTVYAWLPDTLYLGGYTEAVACGLTPACDDHTLRPFTIRAGQTTTAIDILDWNVAAKTIPRLPKALQTWLENASP, from the coding sequence ATGCCACGCCGGCAATCCATCATCCTGCTCATCCTACTCCTCCTGCTCATCCTGGGCGGCCTTTTGCTGCTCAGCAGTTGTCGGCCGCCCTTCCTGCAGCCCACGGCCACGCCCGCAGGTTCAGCCCTGACCACGCCCACACCCACGCCAGGGCTGCGCCTCACCCTTACCCCCTGGCAGGGCGGCGCCGGCGCCCTGGTCAGCGTGCAGGGCAGCGGCTGGCAAGCCAACATCGCCATCAGCCTCTATCTCTACGACCCGGCCAGCGGCCAGATCTCGCGCGCCCCCCTGGCCGCGGCCCTCACCGGCGCCGACGGCGCCTTCCACACCTCCTTCCTCTACCCCTCGGACCCGGTCTGGCTGCAACCGCTGCAGGTGCATGTGCTGGCGCTCAGCTCGCAGACCGGGCAACAAGCCTCGGCGCCCTTCTTGCTGGCGCCGGCCACAGCCTCGCCATCGGCCACAGCCTCGCCATCGGCCACGCCCACCCCAGCCGCCGCCACGCCCACGCCGGCCCCAGCCGGCTACCCGCAGGCCCGCGTCACCGCCTACGCCCTCAACCTGCGCGCCGGCCCTGGCGTCACCTTCGCCGTCTTGCGCGCCCTCCCCCGCTCCACCCTCCTCGCCATCCTGGGGCGGGATGCCGGCAACACCTGGCTGCTGGTGCGCCTGGCCGATGGCAGCCAGGGCTGGGTTGGCCGCAGTTACACCGATTTCGGCGGCGAAGCCCCGGTCGTAGCCACCCCGGTCGCGCCCACCGCCACACCCTTCCCCACCCAACCGCCCACCGCCACGGCCACGCCCATCCCCACCGCCACGCCCACCCCGGTCGGCGTCTATCCCGATTGGAAGGGCGACTATTGGCCCAACCCTGCCCTCAGCGGCCCGCCGGCCCTGACCCGCAACGACCCGGCCCTCGATTTCCGCTGGGGCGAGGGCGCGCCGGCCGGGGGACTGCCGGCGGATGGCTTCTCCGCCCGCTGGACTCGCGACCTCTTCTTCGTGGCCGGTCTCTATCGCTTGCAGGCGCGGTCGGATGACGGCGTGCGCGTCTACGTCGATGGCATGCGCGTGATCGACGCCTGGTACAACCAGCGGGGGGATGTGGTGTACAGCCACGATATCGTCTTGGCCGGCGGCCACCGGCTGGTGGTGGACTACTACGAGAACGCCGGCGGCGCCCTGATCAGCTTCTGGTGGCAGCGGCTGGGCGATATCCCGCCCACGGCCACGCCCACCCGTACACCAACGCCCACCCCGACGCGGACGCCGACCGCGATCCCGCCCACGGCCACACCCACCGCAACCCTGGCCGCAGCTACGGCCACCCCGACCGCGATCCCGCCGACGCCCACCCCGACGCGAACCCCGACCTCGGTTCCGCCCACGGCCACACCCACCGCAACCCTGGCCGCCGCTACAGCCACACCGACCGCGATCCCGCCCACCCCCACCCCGACGCAAACGCCGACCTCGGCTCCGCCCACGGCCACACCCACCGCAACCCTGCCCGCCGCCACAGCCACACCGACCGCGATCCCGCCCACGGCCACACCCACCCCGACCTCGGCTCCGCCCACGGCCACACCCACGGCAACCCTGCCCGCCGCCACAGCCACGCCGACCGCGATCCCGCCCACGGCCACACCCACCCCGACCTCGGCTCCGCCCACGGCCACACCCACGGCAACCCTGCCCGCCGCCACAGCCACGCCGACCGCGATCCCGCCCGCAGCCACCGCCACACCGACGGAAACCCCGAACCCACCCACGCCCACAGCCACGGCCACGCCCACGGCAGACGGAGCGCCCACCGCCACCCGCACCCCCACACCCACCGCCGTGACTCCCCGCCCCACCCGCACCCCCCGCCCCCGCCTGGGCGTGGTCAGCGGGCGCCTGGCCTGGCCAGAGGGCGTGGAACCCGCGCCCCTGCATCTCTATTTCCTGGAGCGCCGGGCCAGAACCCCGCGCCTCGTCATCGTCGCCGAGACCGAACTGATCTACGAGACCACCCTGCCGCCGGGCATCTACACCGTCTACGCCTGGCTGCCCGACACCCTCTACCTGGGCGGATACACCGAGGCCGTGGCCTGCGGCCTGACGCCAGCGTGCGACGACCACACCCTCCGCCCCTTCACCATCCGGGCCGGCCAAACCACCACCGCCATCGACATCCTCGACTGGAATGTGGCGGCCAAGACCATCCCCCGCCTGCCCAAAGCCCTGCAAACCTGGCTAGAAAACGCCTCGCCCTGA
- a CDS encoding tetratricopeptide repeat protein: MAALLAACPGLRIIATSRERLHLRAEQRYRVEPLPVDDAISLFLGAVALAAPDFAAGDADRPVLEQLCLELDCLPLALELAAAQLEFEDVASLLRRLRSQRLDVLTGGPGDLPERQRALRLAIADSYDRLQPGEQTLFRLLGLFVGGFDAEAVAALGFAASDLGALTRTHLAHRLGGAASRFGMLETLRAFALERLAAGQELVGARRRHGAYFLGLVEQAEPALHGPEQTGWFHRLVAEIHNLRAAIQHALEDGELATAARLCVGLRHFWTMQSHLEEGRLWLDRVLASGKVGDLEPRLHTRLLNSRGTIAFYQQDDGEARKNFGKALALANETGDEWAAAFALDGLGAEAANRGDYAGAAAYSARSLALSQAGGHTWLSAITLVNLGEIARLQGDDVKAAARYEEGLGLLRQVGDGSFTAVTLINLAQLAINAEDWQRARALACESLQLGVRTEQPRTIAHSLDKLAAVAAGHGDPLLAGKLFGAAQRLRDEHSITIQPADRDDYARLIDTARVQSDPDDFETALRAGYRLPLNDAVALVL, translated from the coding sequence GCTGGCGGCCTGTCCCGGCCTGCGTATCATCGCCACCAGCCGCGAGCGGCTGCATCTGCGGGCCGAGCAGCGCTATCGGGTGGAGCCGCTGCCGGTTGACGACGCTATCAGCCTGTTCCTGGGCGCGGTCGCCCTGGCAGCCCCCGACTTCGCCGCCGGCGACGCCGACCGTCCCGTGCTGGAGCAACTCTGCCTCGAGTTGGACTGCCTGCCCCTGGCCCTGGAACTGGCCGCTGCCCAGCTCGAATTCGAGGATGTCGCTTCGCTTCTGCGGCGCCTGCGCTCGCAGCGCCTGGATGTCCTGACAGGCGGGCCTGGCGACCTGCCTGAGCGCCAAAGGGCGCTGCGCCTGGCCATCGCCGACAGCTACGACCGCCTCCAGCCGGGCGAACAGACGCTCTTCCGTCTCCTGGGGCTGTTCGTGGGCGGCTTCGATGCGGAGGCAGTCGCCGCCTTAGGTTTCGCTGCATCCGATCTGGGAGCGTTGACCAGGACGCATCTGGCCCACCGCCTGGGCGGGGCGGCGTCCCGCTTCGGGATGCTGGAAACGCTGCGCGCCTTTGCCCTGGAACGGCTGGCGGCAGGCCAGGAGCTGGTCGGCGCGCGCCGGCGGCATGGCGCTTATTTCCTCGGTCTGGTCGAACAGGCAGAACCGGCGCTCCACGGCCCCGAACAGACAGGCTGGTTCCATCGTCTCGTCGCCGAAATCCATAATCTGCGCGCGGCCATCCAACATGCGCTCGAAGACGGCGAACTGGCAACGGCCGCCCGGCTGTGTGTGGGCTTGCGCCATTTCTGGACCATGCAGAGCCATCTGGAAGAAGGGCGCCTGTGGCTGGATCGGGTGTTGGCAAGCGGCAAGGTTGGCGATTTGGAACCGCGTCTGCACACACGGCTGCTGAACAGCCGCGGGACCATTGCCTTCTATCAACAGGACGATGGCGAAGCGCGGAAGAATTTTGGGAAGGCGCTGGCCCTGGCAAACGAGACCGGCGACGAGTGGGCGGCGGCGTTTGCGCTCGATGGTCTGGGCGCTGAGGCCGCCAACCGCGGCGACTACGCCGGCGCCGCGGCCTATTCGGCGCGCAGCCTGGCGCTCTCGCAGGCCGGCGGCCACACCTGGCTGTCGGCGATCACGCTGGTCAACCTGGGGGAGATTGCCCGCCTGCAGGGCGATGACGTGAAGGCTGCGGCCCGCTACGAGGAGGGTCTGGGTTTGCTGCGACAGGTGGGGGATGGCTCGTTTACGGCCGTCACGCTGATTAACCTGGCGCAACTGGCGATCAACGCCGAAGACTGGCAGCGGGCGCGGGCATTGGCCTGTGAGAGTCTGCAATTGGGCGTGCGCACAGAACAGCCGCGCACCATCGCCCACAGCCTGGACAAGTTGGCGGCCGTGGCAGCCGGTCATGGCGACCCGCTCCTTGCCGGCAAGCTGTTCGGAGCGGCGCAACGCCTGCGCGACGAACACAGCATCACCATCCAACCTGCCGATCGGGATGATTACGCCCGGCTGATCGATACGGCCCGTGTGCAAAGCGACCCGGACGATTTCGAGACCGCCCTGCGCGCTGGGTACAGGCTACCCCTAAACGACGCCGTGGCCCTGGTATTGTAG